Proteins co-encoded in one Parafrankia discariae genomic window:
- a CDS encoding threonine aldolase family protein: MSVQPPRARPADLPVDLRSDTVTRPTPGMRRAMAEAEVGDDVYREDPTVRELEEHTAALLGHEAALFVPSGTMGNFCALRAGAPVGTEVVADTDAHIVTYELGGLAALGGVQTRTLTGLADALDPADIAAQLRAFPAAHNYNMVRTSVLAVENTRARAGGRVWPLERLDRLRAITADAGVVLHCDGARLWNAAVALDVPPRRLGAVFGTLSVCLSKGLGAPVGSLVVGGAEHVERAREWRKRLGGGMRQAGVLAAAGLHALRHHVDRLADDHRRAAGLAVTLADAAPGRVHPERTETNMVLVDVPDAVVFCGRAADGGVLVGLAGPTTVRIVTHLDVDDTAIRRAGDVLAPLLSALPPAGS; the protein is encoded by the coding sequence GTGAGCGTCCAGCCCCCGCGAGCACGGCCCGCCGATCTGCCGGTCGACCTGCGCAGCGACACCGTCACCCGACCGACGCCCGGCATGCGCCGGGCGATGGCCGAGGCGGAGGTCGGCGACGATGTCTACCGCGAGGACCCGACCGTGCGTGAGCTCGAGGAGCACACCGCCGCGCTGCTCGGGCATGAGGCCGCGCTGTTCGTGCCCAGCGGCACGATGGGCAACTTCTGTGCGTTGCGGGCCGGTGCCCCGGTGGGCACCGAGGTCGTCGCCGACACCGACGCGCACATCGTCACCTACGAGCTCGGTGGGCTCGCCGCCCTGGGCGGGGTGCAGACCCGCACGCTGACCGGTCTCGCCGACGCCCTCGACCCGGCCGACATCGCGGCCCAGCTGCGCGCGTTCCCGGCCGCGCACAACTACAACATGGTCCGCACGAGTGTGCTGGCGGTGGAGAACACCCGGGCCCGGGCCGGTGGCCGGGTGTGGCCGCTGGAGCGCCTCGACCGGCTGCGGGCGATCACCGCGGACGCCGGGGTGGTGCTGCACTGCGACGGTGCCCGCCTGTGGAACGCGGCGGTGGCGCTCGACGTCCCCCCGCGCCGCCTCGGCGCGGTCTTCGGGACGCTGTCGGTCTGCCTGTCCAAGGGCCTCGGTGCCCCGGTCGGTTCCCTCGTCGTCGGTGGCGCCGAGCACGTCGAACGGGCCCGTGAGTGGCGTAAGCGGCTCGGTGGCGGGATGCGCCAGGCGGGGGTGCTCGCCGCCGCCGGCCTGCACGCGCTGCGCCACCACGTCGACCGTCTCGCCGACGATCATCGCCGGGCCGCCGGGCTGGCCGTGACGCTCGCCGACGCGGCGCCGGGGCGGGTCCACCCGGAGCGCACCGAGACGAACATGGTGCTCGTCGACGTCCCCGACGCGGTGGTGTTCTGCGGGCGGGCGGCGGACGGCGGGGTGCTCGTCGGCCTGGCCGGCCCGACGACGGTCCGGATCGTCACCCATCTCGACGTCGACGACACCGCGATCCGGCGGGCCGGGGACGTCCTCGCCCCGCTGCTGAGCGCCCTGCCACCCGCCGGGTCCTGA
- a CDS encoding TIGR03618 family F420-dependent PPOX class oxidoreductase, which yields MAPSDPPHDSAPPDGASFAAAAFDRAAFEAAAELGRAESGLVVISTSRADGTIQASVVNAAFMPHPLPADPREPAPVVAFVTYGRAKLANLRRRPQISVTSRSGWRWATVEGQAQIIGPDDPHEHVDAERLRLLLREIFTAAGGTHDDWDTYDRVMAEQRRAAVLIHPARAYGP from the coding sequence ATGGCCCCGTCCGACCCCCCGCACGACTCCGCCCCGCCGGACGGGGCCTCGTTCGCCGCGGCCGCCTTCGACCGGGCCGCCTTCGAGGCCGCCGCCGAGCTGGGGCGCGCGGAGAGCGGACTGGTGGTGATCTCCACCAGCCGCGCCGACGGGACCATCCAGGCCTCCGTGGTGAACGCCGCGTTCATGCCCCATCCGCTGCCGGCCGATCCGCGGGAACCCGCGCCGGTCGTGGCCTTCGTGACCTACGGCCGGGCGAAGCTGGCCAACCTGCGCCGACGGCCGCAGATCAGCGTGACGTCGCGGTCCGGGTGGCGGTGGGCCACCGTGGAGGGCCAGGCACAGATCATCGGGCCCGACGACCCGCACGAGCACGTCGACGCGGAACGCCTCCGGCTGCTGCTACGGGAGATCTTCACCGCCGCCGGCGGCACGCACGACGACTGGGACACCTACGACCGGGTGATGGCCGAGCAGCGCCGCGCCGCCGTCCTCATCCATCCGGCCAGGGCCTACGGCCCCTGA
- a CDS encoding class II glutamine amidotransferase → MCRLLGLSSAPERTRATFWLLDAPDSLDEQSHRNPDGTGLGVFDSDGRPEVFRQPIAAWADRQFAAQARARTSTTFVAHVRHASTGRLAPENTHPFHQDGRIFAHNGVVEGLDHLEKHLGGARDRVVGDTDSERFFALITREITNADGDVGRGIETAARWVAANLPVYSINLVLATPRELWALRYPETNTLYLLRRAAGGPHGRRPLEHVDATGTTRLRSADLAAVPSVVVASEPMDDHPDWRALRSGELVRVAPGRVTTTRIALPDPPAHPLTLADLEPAAAASQLACQPSPA, encoded by the coding sequence ATGTGTCGACTTCTCGGACTCAGCAGTGCCCCGGAGCGGACGAGGGCCACGTTCTGGCTGCTCGACGCCCCCGACAGCCTCGACGAGCAGAGCCACCGCAACCCCGACGGCACCGGCCTCGGCGTGTTCGACTCCGACGGGCGTCCCGAGGTGTTCCGGCAGCCGATCGCGGCCTGGGCGGACCGGCAGTTCGCCGCGCAGGCGCGCGCCCGGACGTCCACCACGTTCGTGGCGCATGTCCGGCACGCCTCCACCGGGCGGCTGGCGCCGGAGAACACCCACCCGTTCCACCAGGACGGCCGGATCTTCGCCCACAACGGGGTCGTCGAGGGCCTCGACCACCTGGAGAAGCACCTCGGCGGCGCCCGGGACCGGGTCGTCGGCGACACCGACTCCGAGCGGTTCTTCGCCCTGATCACCCGGGAGATCACGAACGCGGACGGCGACGTCGGGCGGGGCATCGAGACGGCCGCCCGCTGGGTCGCGGCGAACCTGCCCGTGTACAGCATCAACCTGGTGCTCGCCACGCCGCGGGAGCTGTGGGCCCTGCGCTACCCGGAGACGAACACGCTGTACCTGCTGCGCCGGGCCGCGGGCGGGCCGCACGGCCGGCGTCCGCTGGAGCACGTCGACGCCACCGGAACGACCCGGCTGCGCTCGGCCGACCTGGCCGCCGTGCCCTCGGTGGTGGTGGCCAGCGAGCCGATGGACGACCATCCCGACTGGCGGGCGCTGCGCTCCGGCGAGCTGGTGCGGGTCGCCCCCGGCCGGGTCACCACGACCCGGATCGCCCTGCCCGACCCGCCGGCCCACCCGCTCACCCTCGCCGACCTGGAGCCGGCCGCGGCCGCCTCGCAGCTCGCCTGCCAGCCGTCCCCGGCCTGA
- a CDS encoding serine hydrolase domain-containing protein, translated as MGTRLTGEGRRSLHRTAARHVGDDRIPGLVLLVAAGDEVHVEALGTLAVGGGVPVTRDSVFRISSTSKPITAAVTMTLVDDGLLDLDEPVDRLLPELADRRVLRHPDGPLDDTVPAARPITARDLLTFTFGFGIAGEMFTARRPWPVVEAADRLRLATIGPPDPRTPPGPDEWIARLGSLPLIAQPGQRWLYNTGAAVLGVLVERAAGAPFAELVGTRLCEPLGMGDTAFWARDPDQLDRLATAYQPAPHGLVVRDEPADSAWGRPPAFCDGAAGLLSTADDLLAFARMFLRGGAPVLSAASVRAMTTGQLTAAQRARGGLAPDDFTDQSWSFGQAVRDDGAFGWDGGLGTSWLVDPARELVVIVLTQRMFDGSGPPAVHAEARRAAYAALA; from the coding sequence ATGGGCACGCGGTTGACGGGCGAGGGCAGGCGGTCGCTGCACCGGACGGCGGCACGCCACGTCGGGGACGACCGCATCCCCGGGCTGGTCCTGCTCGTCGCGGCCGGGGACGAGGTCCACGTCGAGGCGCTCGGCACCCTGGCCGTCGGCGGTGGCGTCCCGGTCACCCGGGACTCCGTGTTCCGGATCTCCTCGACCTCCAAGCCGATCACCGCCGCGGTCACGATGACCCTGGTCGACGACGGCCTGCTGGACCTCGACGAGCCCGTCGACCGGCTGCTGCCCGAGCTGGCGGACCGCAGGGTCCTGCGCCACCCGGACGGCCCGCTCGACGACACCGTCCCCGCCGCGCGCCCGATCACCGCCCGTGACCTGCTGACGTTCACGTTCGGTTTCGGGATCGCCGGTGAGATGTTCACCGCGCGGCGGCCGTGGCCGGTCGTCGAGGCCGCCGACCGGCTGCGGCTGGCGACGATCGGGCCGCCGGACCCGCGCACCCCGCCGGGCCCCGACGAGTGGATCGCGCGGCTCGGGTCGCTGCCGCTGATCGCCCAGCCCGGGCAGCGCTGGCTGTACAACACCGGCGCGGCGGTGCTGGGCGTGCTGGTGGAACGCGCCGCGGGGGCACCGTTCGCCGAGCTGGTCGGCACCCGGCTGTGCGAACCGCTGGGGATGGGCGACACCGCGTTCTGGGCGCGTGACCCCGACCAGCTCGACCGGCTCGCGACCGCCTACCAGCCGGCCCCGCACGGCCTGGTCGTCCGGGACGAGCCCGCCGACAGTGCCTGGGGCCGGCCGCCGGCGTTCTGTGACGGCGCCGCGGGCCTGCTCTCGACCGCCGACGACCTGCTGGCGTTCGCCCGGATGTTCCTGCGCGGCGGCGCGCCGGTGCTGTCGGCCGCGTCGGTGCGGGCGATGACCACCGGTCAGCTCACCGCCGCCCAGCGGGCCCGCGGTGGACTGGCCCCCGACGACTTCACCGACCAGTCGTGGTCGTTCGGGCAGGCCGTGCGCGACGACGGCGCGTTCGGCTGGGACGGGGGCCTCGGCACGTCCTGGCTGGTCGATCCGGCCCGCGAGCTGGTCGTGATCGTGCTGACGCAGCGGATGTTCGACGGCTCCGGTCCGCCCGCCGTCCACGCCGAGGCCCGCCGCGCCGCCTACGCCGCACTCGCCTGA
- a CDS encoding MFS transporter, which produces MTDSTPAAIAGRATVGTPDATDPAGLAVPAPRQPAAGRPAPEAARAAVADRMTPRQRLALVLLLGTQFMLAIDFSILNVALPSIGAGVGLGEGDLQWIATTFALPSAGFTLLFARVADLAGRRRMFLTGLVLLIVASLIGGLAQSPSVLLLARVGQGLAAAIAIPAALSLLVTTFPEGPVRQRALSLNGALLPAGFTVGALVGGLLTGYLSWRWAFLVNVPVALAILLAAPRVVPGGRADVRARLDVPGALTVTAGLVAFVYGISSGGEDGWGRPSVWIAVAVGLVLLGAFWRIEATSPHPLASLEVLRLRHVGWGNLGGLVVFAMGSSIVFLMTLYLQRVLGYSAVTTGLIFGLPGTAAFVAGLVAPRVLSVVEPRRTLVLGLVVQGLSALALAFVGLDRGSLSLVLAASVVGFFGHASGLVAYLVTATSGLPDAQQGLATGLTTMTQQVALTLGIPIMSAVATARTSALTAGGGHSAREATLGGIQTALVVNGLVTITLAALIAAFLLRRHPTPRTAPA; this is translated from the coding sequence ATGACAGATTCGACGCCCGCGGCGATCGCGGGGCGGGCCACCGTCGGCACGCCGGACGCGACCGACCCGGCCGGGCTGGCCGTGCCCGCCCCACGGCAACCCGCGGCCGGACGGCCCGCGCCGGAGGCCGCCCGGGCCGCGGTGGCCGACCGGATGACCCCACGGCAGCGGCTCGCGCTCGTGCTGCTGCTGGGAACGCAGTTCATGCTCGCGATCGACTTCTCGATCCTCAACGTGGCCCTGCCCTCGATCGGGGCGGGGGTCGGGCTCGGCGAGGGCGACCTGCAGTGGATCGCGACCACGTTCGCGCTGCCCTCCGCCGGGTTCACCCTGCTGTTCGCCCGGGTCGCCGACCTGGCCGGGCGGCGCCGCATGTTCCTCACCGGCCTGGTGCTGCTGATCGTGGCGTCCCTGATCGGCGGGCTCGCCCAGAGCCCGTCCGTGCTGCTGCTCGCCCGCGTCGGCCAGGGCCTCGCCGCCGCGATCGCCATCCCGGCGGCACTGTCGCTGCTGGTCACTACGTTCCCGGAGGGGCCGGTCCGGCAGCGGGCGCTCAGCCTCAACGGGGCGCTGCTGCCCGCCGGTTTCACCGTCGGCGCGCTGGTCGGCGGGCTGCTGACCGGCTATCTGAGCTGGCGCTGGGCCTTCCTGGTCAACGTCCCGGTGGCGCTGGCGATCCTGCTCGCAGCGCCACGGGTCGTCCCCGGGGGCCGCGCGGACGTCCGGGCCCGCCTCGACGTCCCCGGGGCGCTGACCGTCACCGCCGGGCTGGTCGCCTTCGTCTACGGCATCTCCAGCGGCGGTGAGGACGGCTGGGGCCGGCCGTCGGTGTGGATCGCGGTGGCGGTCGGGCTCGTCCTGCTCGGCGCCTTCTGGCGGATCGAGGCGACCAGCCCGCATCCGCTGGCCTCGCTGGAGGTGCTGCGGCTGCGCCACGTCGGCTGGGGCAACCTCGGCGGGCTGGTCGTCTTCGCGATGGGCAGCTCGATCGTGTTCCTGATGACGCTGTACCTGCAGCGGGTCCTCGGCTACTCGGCGGTGACCACCGGGCTGATCTTCGGTCTGCCCGGGACGGCCGCGTTCGTCGCCGGCCTGGTCGCACCGCGCGTGCTGTCCGTCGTGGAACCGCGCCGCACCCTGGTGCTGGGGCTGGTCGTCCAGGGGCTGTCCGCGCTGGCGCTGGCCTTCGTCGGGCTGGACCGCGGCTCGCTGTCGCTGGTGCTCGCGGCCTCGGTCGTCGGGTTCTTCGGCCACGCCAGCGGCCTCGTCGCCTACCTGGTGACAGCCACCTCCGGGCTGCCCGACGCGCAGCAGGGCCTGGCCACCGGCCTGACGACGATGACCCAGCAGGTGGCGCTCACCCTGGGAATACCGATCATGAGCGCGGTGGCGACCGCCCGGACCTCCGCGCTCACCGCCGGCGGCGGCCACTCGGCGCGGGAGGCGACACTGGGCGGCATCCAGACCGCCCTGGTCGTGAACGGCCTGGTCACCATCACCCTGGCCGCGCTGATCGCGGCCTTCCTGCTCCGCCGCCACCCGACTCCCCGAACAGCCCCAGCCTGA
- a CDS encoding helix-turn-helix domain-containing protein — protein MTELGEFLRSRRSQITPADVGLTRPGDRRRVPGLRREELAQLAGVSVTYYTRLEQGQSRNASDAVLDALARVLLLGDDEHAHLRTLARPARAARRSARPEKVRQGVRLLLDAVRDAPALVVGRRTDVLAWNRLAHALLAPHLDFAAPNRCATQPNMARLILLDPHVRDLYVNWRRKVDEVVRYLRLASGRYPDDQQLTTLIGELCVNSPEFAAYWARHQVRDCGHAVREYRHPLVGDLVLAEEVLQVQDDSGLRLLVLSPEPGSASGERLALLASLTASAAAVGPAAGEHLCTTTAAGGPPAS, from the coding sequence ATGACCGAGCTGGGGGAGTTCCTTCGTTCGCGGCGCAGCCAGATCACTCCCGCGGACGTCGGCCTGACCCGCCCGGGTGACCGGCGCCGCGTGCCGGGCCTGCGGCGTGAGGAGCTGGCCCAGCTCGCCGGGGTGAGTGTCACCTACTACACGCGGCTGGAACAGGGGCAGAGCCGCAACGCCTCCGACGCCGTCCTGGATGCGCTGGCCCGGGTGCTGCTGCTGGGCGACGACGAGCACGCCCATCTGCGCACGCTGGCCCGGCCGGCGCGCGCGGCCCGGCGTAGCGCCCGACCGGAGAAGGTCCGGCAGGGCGTGCGGCTGCTGCTGGACGCGGTGCGCGACGCCCCGGCGCTCGTCGTCGGGCGGCGCACCGACGTCCTGGCCTGGAACCGGCTCGCGCACGCCCTGCTCGCGCCGCACCTCGACTTCGCGGCGCCGAACCGCTGCGCGACCCAGCCGAACATGGCCCGCCTGATCCTCCTGGATCCCCACGTCCGTGATCTTTATGTGAACTGGCGGCGCAAGGTCGACGAGGTCGTCCGCTACCTGCGGCTGGCCTCCGGCCGGTATCCCGACGACCAGCAGCTCACCACCCTCATCGGCGAGCTGTGTGTGAACAGCCCGGAGTTCGCCGCCTACTGGGCCCGCCACCAGGTGCGTGACTGCGGGCACGCGGTCCGCGAGTACCGGCATCCGCTGGTGGGGGACCTCGTCCTCGCCGAGGAGGTGCTGCAGGTGCAGGACGACTCGGGCCTGCGGCTGCTGGTCCTGTCGCCCGAGCCGGGGTCGGCGAGCGGGGAACGGCTGGCCCTGCTCGCCAGCCTCACCGCCAGTGCCGCCGCCGTCGGCCCGGCTGCCGGGGAGCACCTCTGCACCACGACCGCCGCGGGCGGTCCACCGGCATCCTGA
- a CDS encoding PadR family transcriptional regulator: MSASVPLREPTFLILAALGPGPLHGYGVIKAVEEMSQGRVRLRAGTLYGALERLEADGLVAFDGEESDGGPPRRNYRLTDTGADLLAREAARLRANADLAVARLGLRGA, from the coding sequence GTGTCCGCCTCCGTCCCGTTGCGGGAACCGACGTTTCTCATCCTCGCCGCGCTGGGGCCCGGGCCGCTGCACGGCTACGGGGTGATCAAGGCCGTCGAGGAGATGTCCCAGGGGCGCGTCCGGCTGCGCGCGGGCACCCTGTACGGCGCGCTCGAACGCCTGGAGGCCGACGGGCTCGTCGCCTTCGACGGCGAGGAGTCCGACGGCGGCCCGCCGCGGCGCAACTACCGGCTGACCGACACCGGCGCCGACCTGCTCGCCCGGGAGGCCGCGCGGCTGCGCGCCAACGCCGACCTGGCGGTGGCCCGACTCGGGCTGCGCGGCGCGTGA
- a CDS encoding MarR family winged helix-turn-helix transcriptional regulator, whose protein sequence is MSDVPAVSYAASLPFLLSQVGARAAQEFADRLAPLGVSPRAFGVLSNLTGGATGRTQQQLADALGMHRNNMVGLIDEMEAAGWVRRRRSAQDRRAFEIDLTPAGAALLEQVAAVIPPLEAEIARDLTADERRVLADLLLRVGVTLELHPGIHPHLRARPRSTGAAPEGS, encoded by the coding sequence GTGAGCGACGTCCCGGCGGTCTCCTACGCCGCGTCCCTGCCGTTCCTGCTGTCCCAGGTCGGCGCCCGCGCGGCGCAGGAGTTCGCCGACCGGCTGGCACCGCTCGGCGTCTCGCCGCGCGCGTTCGGTGTGCTCAGCAACCTGACCGGCGGGGCCACGGGCCGGACCCAGCAGCAGCTCGCGGACGCGCTGGGCATGCACCGCAACAACATGGTCGGGCTGATCGACGAGATGGAGGCGGCGGGCTGGGTCCGGCGGCGGCGCAGCGCGCAGGACCGCCGGGCCTTCGAGATCGACCTGACGCCGGCCGGCGCGGCGCTCCTGGAGCAGGTCGCGGCGGTGATCCCGCCGCTGGAGGCCGAGATCGCCCGCGATCTGACCGCCGACGAACGACGGGTGCTGGCCGACCTGCTGCTCCGGGTGGGCGTGACGCTGGAACTGCACCCCGGCATCCATCCGCATCTACGGGCCCGGCCCCGTTCCACCGGCGCGGCACCCGAGGGCTCCTAG
- a CDS encoding NAD(P)-dependent oxidoreductase, whose translation MKIAVVGATGRTGALVVEQALARGHRVTAVARRPGAVPARHDNLKVAAADVLDRDALLPALAGVEAVVSALGAAAGREPTTVYSTGTRNLLAAMRAGGAGTIAVISATPAGPRGELPFLERRVMMPVLDRFFGEAYADMRRMEEILRAADTDWISVRPPRLLDRAATGSYRVAAETPLPRARSITYPDLATALLDLLDRRDLHRHAVTVAH comes from the coding sequence ATGAAGATCGCCGTGGTGGGGGCGACCGGGCGGACGGGAGCCCTGGTCGTGGAGCAGGCACTGGCCCGCGGCCATCGGGTGACGGCCGTGGCGCGCCGGCCCGGGGCGGTGCCGGCCCGGCACGACAACCTGAAGGTCGCCGCCGCGGACGTGCTCGACCGGGACGCCCTCCTCCCGGCGCTCGCCGGCGTCGAGGCCGTCGTCTCGGCGCTGGGCGCGGCGGCCGGCCGGGAACCGACGACGGTGTACTCCACCGGCACCCGCAACCTGCTGGCGGCGATGCGGGCCGGCGGCGCGGGCACCATCGCCGTGATCTCCGCGACCCCGGCGGGACCGCGCGGCGAACTGCCCTTCCTGGAACGGCGGGTGATGATGCCGGTGCTCGACCGCTTCTTCGGTGAGGCCTACGCCGACATGCGGCGGATGGAGGAGATCCTGCGGGCCGCTGACACCGACTGGATCTCGGTCCGTCCGCCGCGGCTGCTCGACCGTGCCGCGACCGGGTCCTACCGCGTCGCCGCGGAGACGCCGCTGCCACGGGCGCGCAGCATCACCTATCCGGATCTGGCCACGGCGCTGCTGGACCTGCTCGACCGCCGTGACCTCCACCGCCACGCGGTGACCGTCGCGCACTGA